The genome window CGCAGTCGTCCTCGTCGTCGGAGAGTCGCAGGTGGTCGACCGTAACCGAGATGTCGCGGTCGCGGCAGTGGTCGTTGAACGAGACGAGATCGTCCCGGTTCGGGAACTGGAGCTGGACGCGCCAGCCGTCGCGGGAACTCGAGAGGTCCAACAGTCGGCCGCCGACTTCGGCCGTCGCCGCGATGAACGTCACCGCTCGGTCGGTGAGTTCGACCCGGTAGACGCGCCGGTCGGGGTAGCGGTCCGCGAGCACCGGATCGGCGACCGTCGGGTCGAGCTCCAACGCCGACTCGAAGTCCTCGAACGACTCGCCGGAGACGCTACAGAAAACGAGCGTCCGGCCCGTGCTGAGGGTGGTCCAGTACTCGGGCTCGACGGTGACGTCGGTCGCTCGGCGAAGGGTCGGGCGCAGGAACAGCGACGAGTGGTCGAGGCGGAGTTGGGTGACGATGCCGCCGTCGGCCTCCGACCGAATTCCCGTGTGGTCGTCCTCGTATTCGGTGACGTCGATGCTCACAGGTCGATCCCTCCTGCCGGATACCGGCTGTAATTCCTCGTTACCGCGAACTCGCTCATCGACTACTGAATTCGGCCGCGAGTACATGGTGGTAGACGCTATACACGGAACCGGCGCCGGCGAGACCCCCTATATCTATTCACGCGTCGTCGTTCCTGAACGTTAACCGGCGGAAGAAATAGCGCCTTACACACCGATTCGCCGATTTGAGCCGCAGTAAGCCGCTA of Haloterrigena salifodinae contains these proteins:
- a CDS encoding helix-turn-helix domain-containing protein, which gives rise to MSIDVTEYEDDHTGIRSEADGGIVTQLRLDHSSLFLRPTLRRATDVTVEPEYWTTLSTGRTLVFCSVSGESFEDFESALELDPTVADPVLADRYPDRRVYRVELTDRAVTFIAATAEVGGRLLDLSSSRDGWRVQLQFPNRDDLVSFNDHCRDRDISVTVDHLRLSDDEDDCVVALTEKQEELLAVAHEEGYFDVPRGISQDELADRLGVSKSAVSQRLRRAIGELCASKLC